The region GACAATACACGAAGAAGACAACAAAGTATCATAGTGTAATAAACATGTCATCATACATTATAATCAACTGCTTGTTTAGCTTACACAGCAGCTAGCCATCtaactaaaataattaacGTTCTCTCTCTGTAGCTCTATACACGATTGTCATACATGACATTCGATCACAAGACAGATGGTGTGTGACCTACAGCATTGTGCGTATACGAGACTGGCTGAGATGAGTAGTGAGACTGATACACAGGTTGATGGTGAGATGATGCCATTGATGGATAGCCATAGTTAGATGCACCAGTActgttaaataaataattatgttAACTAGAATGATGAAATGTTTTGGATGACTCACGGCATGCCATGGTAACCGCTTGTCATGTGACCATCTGTTTGGTGTTGCTACAATGAGAGAGAATCACAAGAATTCAAACGATGaattacaaaacaacagacTAAGACattcactcacacacacacacacacacacacacgtgcgcacacacacacacacacacacacatacacacacacatacacacacacacacacacacacacacacacacacacacacacacacacacaacacacatgtacacgcacacatgcagacactcATGCATTCACttgcacaagcacacacacagtgacacacacacacacacacacacacacacacacacacacacacacacacacacacacacacacacacacacatgtacaaacattACAAAAGCGAGACTACTATTCACCATGACTGGTGCTCCCATTGGTGGCTGATGTAACATTGCAGGAGGTGGTTGTGTGTAAAACTGACCACCATAAGGAGAAACCCTGCCTGTTGCCATAGCTGGTTGAGGAGCATACTGACTAGACATCCCACCTTGATATCCATATGCCTGAGAGCCTAAGaaacacagtgacatacaaatacgtttaattaataattaattgcaagGGAGTTTAATTCTTGCCTGTTTGTGAGTATGCTGGAGGTTCTGGTTCGGCTACTGGTAAAGCCGCAGCGAGGGTTACTGCTGGTTTTGGAACCTCTTTAATCAGTCTAATAACAATGAAAATTACACATCAAACTGgagtattgtattgcaaagatgcatgtgttttcaatacactagattattgtattggagggatgcatctcacaatacactagactattgtattggaaggatgcatctcacaacacactagactattgtataggagggatgcatctcacaatacagtaCACTATTGTACTAGAGGGATGCATGTCCTAATACATTTGAGTATTTAATGTAACTATGATATTgaaaagatgcatctctcactATATTATTCAAGCAGCATATATTTATCTTCTACCACATCGTGTTCCTTTACCTTTGATACATTGCCATTGCATCCTCAAATTGCTCTTTCAGTTTAGTCAACTCAGACACAGCTCTATCATCCCATAAATCCATCACAAATCCAACACAGTGTCACACATCAAAGTATCAGCAGCAACCCaacctgtctgtttctctcatTTTGTCAGTCACTAGACCACCCATCTCCTTGCATTGCGCtagacatcacacacaacGAAATCGTAATATACGCATCACCCATGCAAACGTATGACGTGAATACCCTCAAGCTCCTTCACAGTGGCGTCTTCTTCACCATTAGCGTCTGTTGCATCCGCATTCTTAAGCATCTCCAACAGAAGGTCGATCTTTTCCTAGTGTTACACGCTATGAAATGCCTGCACATCACATGCATCTTGATGTTATGCCCACCTCActaatttctgctttcttttttGCTTTTTCCGTTACTGGGACAGAATCAGCAAAGCGAGTTCGCCGATCAGCAACTAAACAACAGAGAAATCACTACTATGATATCAACTATAACACTGGCATGATACATTTCCGGCCACCAGCAGCAACATGACATAGTTTAATaaatgagaaacaaacagacagacagacagacagacagacagacagaaaaacagatagacagaaaaacagacggacagacaaacacacaaacagacagacagacagacaaacagacacacaaacagacagacagacaaacagatagacaaatagacagacaaacagaccaacaaataaacatctCACGTTGTTGACTGGGAGGAGGAGCTGATAAATCTGGAGATACAAAGTTGGCAGGAAACAAGCCAATGCCTTCATATGTTTGTCCACGCCACCAATTCGGATCCGAATCATCCAAAATTCCAATTATGTCACCAGCCTTAAATGATAGCTCATTGTCCTCTGCTGCCTCAAAGTTGAACAAGGCACGAACTTTACGCATTTCAGCTGGAGCCTGCAAGTAGGAAATTAATAGCACATGTAAAACACACATTAAAttcaaacaattaattaatttttattaaaaaatttattatttattaataaaaataattaaaaaacacataaaatacaaataattattaattaattttttattaataaatttattatttattaataaaaatattaaaaacacactttaaataaaatattttattaatatttttataaacatatattaataaaataaataaatattttaataataaattatattatttgttattaaatacaataaataaataataaatacacattTACTTTTGTTATTTTTTGTACTAGTAATCCAAAACACTAGTTAACTAGTAAACGTCCGTAtaacatatattaattaactatttaaaattaataaataatttaatgtattaataatttaatgtattaataattcaatgtattaataatttaatgtattaataatttaatgtaTCACTAATACATAACTAAAGAAACAGATATATAAAAGCCTATGCTTTAGTGTTACTTCCATTAAGTAAAACACTCTAGACATGTTTGTACTAAAATGTTCACAGTTGTGTATATGAAGACATAAAATCAAAGTTAGTATAACACTGTACAAGGACATATGAAAAACAACTGACTCTTCTTGTTGGTGTAGGAGATGGAGCTCTGTTTCCTCCCAGCTGTGGATATAAACTAGAAACTGAAGAAGCAACAGGCTAAACACAAAATGCAAAAGTCATACAAAAtcatatctgtgtgtgtgtgtgtgtgtgtgtgtgtgtgcgcgcacgcgtgcgcgTTATGTATGTAAAGTGTCACTCTGAGGAGTCATTGATTACCGCTGCCTGTGGAGTTGAACTTGATGTTGATTCGTTAAGAGACATTTGGATGGCTCTAGCCAACTGTTCGTCCTCACTTATCTGGACACTCCCGGCTGGTTTGCTGACTGTGCTAGAAGCTGATGGCTAAAGTATGGATACTAAGTTAGAAGCAAATGACTCGGAcgaacagacatacagacatacaggcagatagacaggcagacagacaaacagacagacagacagacagacagacagttgtgagGGTGCACTCTTCCTTGGTCCTCCAATTGGTTCGTTGTCATTCGTTACATCCTCTTGTGCCACCATAGCCCAGTCAAAGCTCTCACTGTGCGATCAGCTTACCAAATTGGATGATGTTCAGAGTGCAATGCTGTTATTACAATGCTGTTACGTCCCCAACATTACCCATTTGGCCCGGACAGTCCATCCTGATTTGCTAGTTCATGCTTCTACAATCCATGACTCTGTGACAAAAGAAACCTTTTCTTACCTCTTAGGTTATGACATGGTTGATGACAGGATTGGCATCAGGCTTCTTACCCATCAGAATGGGCGGTTTCGGAACAACTCTTTTGCTGTCAGTGAAACAGACAGCTTTTGCTGCATCCTGGGCCAACGCTTTTACAGGGCTGCCATTCCAATTCCCTGTTTACTACCTATCATCGACAGTCTCTTAAGCTCTTCAACCTCTCCAATCAGCGAGGCCATAGAAAGGTCTGTCCCTCCAGAAAAACATATCTCTGACTACCTGCCATGTGCTGGAAAAGTTCAACAAAGGCTATCTTCTGTCACTGCTTCCTCCAATGCTCAGTATCTACTCAAAAATGCCCCCACTGCCAGAAATGCAGCCCACCTACGCTCAACAACAGGTAAGGACGCTGAGACTTGGCTTAATGCTATCCCTACATCGGAAGTGTTCGCATTCAATTCTTGCGAATTTCGCTTGGCGTCCTTCCTTCATTTGGGTTTGCCCATAGCCTTCTCCAGATGGACAATGACATGCAATTGTGGAGCTCTTATAGATGACAATGGATACCATTTGCTGACCTGTAAGACTTGTGGCGGGCCGATATGGTCTCACAAGTCCATTTCGTCTgtctggtctgattgttttCGTGGGTTGCATATCCACCACCGCAGGGAGCCGAGGAGTCAttatacaactacagacaacagaccggacatcGTATTTTTTACAGACATAGGAAACAACGTTGACCTAGATATCTCCCTCGCCTAcccatggagtagtgacatctttccatcatctgctgtTGTTAgtggtgctgctgcagagaggagagcagacagaaagaaagagaaatacagcaaacagcaattaccaggtggcatgattgccactgtaaccccactggtaatggagcattttggagcttaggggatcgatgggtggaaactcctgtgcaagttatcaaagaagtcatcagacaAAGTGGGACGACCGAACGCTGTGGAGTTTATCGACCTCTGGTCCAAACGCTTTTctattcagctccagaagtgtaatgctagagtcatttctaaaaagctatcttcgctgtctgaagaccacagatgtgacctctttgccacccagtactttagccactagctggtactggaggctttgcttgtacactgtagtttttaattaagtgtagtcctcattttgctttacacgagtttcaattgtagcttagtttagttgatgaacactactagtagttggacagtacatagtaccctgcattgcaaaatgcaTCATAAATagaagttcaaatatatgtgatggacagacagacggacagacagacaggcaggaaggcaggcagacagacaagcaggcagacaaacagtcagtcagacagacagacagacagactaccaACCATAGTGTGTGCACCAGACGACGGAAAGTGAACTCCTTCTCTCTTCAAGTTCCAATAGAGTTCATACTCGATGATCCTACCAAGTCCCACCAtcacacaacagcaaacacaaacgacaacaacaacaatggagTCACACCCGAGATCAGCGTGTCCCTTGAAGTTCTCAAACACCCATTTGTGTATCAACTCCTTCATCTTGTCAGCCACTTTCTGCTGTGGCCCGGACTGcatagacacacaccacaacaaacTTAATCTACGAAGTCGTAAGTGAtgctgttgatatcaatttaccATTTTTACTAAACGTCGAAATTCTGTTGCAAAGTCTCTGGAGCATACAAGCAGATGCAGCTGCTTCCCGCAGTTTTCCACGAGTGCACCGAGGagctacacacacagagagaaagaGGAAGTGGAATTGGTGTGAAATGATGGATACATGTGTACACAAAcatggcaaacagacagacagataaatagacagacagacaaacagacagacagataaatagacagacagacaaacagacagacagataaatagacagacagacagacaaacagacagacacacgcacgcacacacacacacacacacacacacacacacacacacacacacaaccaaacaaacacactgactggtaaacaaacagacagacagataaacagacaatcaaGCAGACTGGCTGACgaaccgaccgaccgaccgacaggctgacaaacagacaaacatatccaaacagacaaataaacaagtaaacaaacacaacgaGCCACGCCCACAGCAAGAACAATCACTTTGCCTCACATTTAGAGTGTGCAACACCACTAACGCTCTTGGGTCTCCAAGTCTCTTCTTGACCGCTTTCATCACTTCCGCAGGTCTGAAGAGAAAGTAGCAACAAACCGAAAGTAACTCGAACAAGTAGCTAACAAGTTACATCAATACTAACCCATTCTGTGATTCATTCACACGATCACATATGTCCATAACAAGAGCCCAGTCGACGTCTGACTTTTCATCACTTGTTGCTTTCGCTGTAGACCGAATGGGCCCCCAATTACTTTCTTTCAATCAATCGTCTATTG is a window of Corticium candelabrum chromosome 20, ooCorCand1.1, whole genome shotgun sequence DNA encoding:
- the LOC134195363 gene encoding uncharacterized protein LOC134195363, which translates into the protein MLLLQCCYVPNITHLARTVHPDLLVHASTIHDSVTKETFSYLLGYDMVDDRIGIRLLTHQNGRFRNNSFAVSETDSFCCILGQRFYRAAIPIPCLLPIIDSLLSSSTSPISEAIERSVPPEKHISDYLPCAGKVQQRLSSVTASSNAQYLLKNAPTARNAAHLRSTTGKDAETWLNAIPTSEVFAFNSCEFRLASFLHLGLPIAFSRWTMTCNCGALIDDNGYHLLTCKTCGGPIWSHKSISSVWSDCFRGLHIHHRREPRSHYTTTDNRPDIVFFTDIGNNVDLDISLAYPWSSDIFPSSAVVSGAAAERRADRKKEKYSKQQLPGGMIATVTPLVMEHFGA
- the LOC134195362 gene encoding signal transducing adapter molecule 1-like; the encoded protein is MSRSIYDDVAKATSDEKSDVDWALVMDICDRVNESQNGPAEVMKAVKKRLGDPRALVVLHTLNLLGALVENCGKQLHLLVCSRDFATEFRRLVKMSGPQQKVADKMKELIHKWVFENFKGHADLGIIEYELYWNLKREGVHFPSSGAHTMPSASSTVSKPAGSVQISEDEQLARAIQMSLNESTSSSTPQAAPVASSVSSLYPQLGGNRAPSPTPTRRAPAEMRKVRALFNFEAAEDNELSFKAGDIIGILDDSDPNWWRGQTYEGIGLFPANFVSPDLSAPPPSQQLADRRTRFADSVPVTEKAKKKAEISEEKIDLLLEMLKNADATDANGEEDATVKELEAQCKEMGGLVTDKMRETDRAVSELTKLKEQFEDAMAMYQRLIKEVPKPAVTLAAALPVAEPEPPAYSQTGSQAYGYQGGMSSQYAPQPAMATGRVSPYGGQFYTQPPPAMLHQPPMGAPVMQHQTDGHMTSGYHGMPTGASNYGYPSMASSHHQPVYQSHYSSQPVSYTHNAVGHTPSVL